The segment CTACCACCGTACGGAGCCCCTGGACGACGCCGAGCTCCGCACGGCCGCCCAGCTGATCGAGGAAGCCGGCGGCAGGCGCTGGGCCCAGGAGGAGGCCGAGCGACAGCGGGCCGCGGCGGTCACCAGCCTGGCCACCGCCGGTGTCACTCCGGACAGCACCCCCGCGCTCGCCGCGCTCGCCGACCTGATCACCCGCAGGCACGTCTGATGACCTGCGGGGCCGCTGCCTGACGACCGGAAAACGGGTGGCACCCCCTCGCGCACCCGAGTAGCTTGCCCGCCTGTGACTGACGGCTCGGAGCGCTCATCGAGGGGCGCGGCGTCGTCCGGGGAACCGACCGCGGCAGCGTCCGGGAATCCGACCGCGGCGGCCTCCCAGGAGGAGCCGACCGCGGCTGGCCATCCACCGGCGCCCTCCGGGACCACAGGAGGCTTGTTCTCCGGGGCGTACGCTGCCGCCACCTCCTGTTTCGCCGCGGTGATGTTCCTGACCGGGTTCGCCGCGCTGGCCGTGGTCCCCGTGCTGCCCACGGCGGCCCGGGACGTGGACGGGGTGGCGCTCTACCCGCTGGTGGCCGGCTGCTTCGTGGCCGCGAGCCTGCTCGGCGGGGTGGTGGGCGGTCATTGGGCGGACCGTGCCGGGGCGCAGCGTCCGATGGCGGCGGGCATGGTGCTGGCGGTCGTCACCTTGCTGGTCTCGGGCGCCGCCGCCTCGGTCTGGCAGCTGGCGGCCGGGCGCTTCCTGGACGGGCTGGCGGGCGGGATGATCGCGGTGTCGGTCAACACCGCCATCGGACAGGTCTACCCCGACCGCTTGCGGCCGCGCGTTCTGGCGTTGATGAGCGCCTGCTGGATCGTCCCGTCGCTGGTCGGTCCCCCACTGGCGGGGCTGGTGACCGAGTGGTGGTCCTGGCGCGCGGTGTTCCTCGGGCTGGCCGCGCTCACCGTGCTGCCCGCCCTGATCGTGGTGGCCCTGCTGCGCGGCCGATTCGGGGCGGCCCCGCCGGCGCCTTCGGGAGACGAGCCGGCGCCGCGCCTCGCGCTGACCGTCGCGACAGCGGTGAGCCTGGGCGCGGCGTTGGGGCAGTACGGCGTCTCGGGCCGCGATCTGCGCCATCTGCTGTGCGCGATGGCCGGATTCGCCCTGCTGGGGGCCTTCGCGTCACGGCTGCTGCCGCGGGGTACCTGGTGTGCCGCGCGCGGTCTGCCGGTCACGGTCCTGCTGCGCGGCCTGGGCTCCGGAGTGTTCTTCACGCTGGAGGCCTATGTGCCGCTGCTGCTGGTCACCGACCGGAACGCGCCTCCCGTGGTGATCGGCCTGGCGTTCACCGGTGCCGCGGTGGCCTGGGCCGGCTCCTCCTGGGTGCAGGGCCGCCTGCTGGAGCACTGCCCCCGCCACCGTCTGGTCGTGGCCGGGGCACTCGTGCAGGCGCTGGCGGTCGCCCTCGCGGTCGCCGGGACACTGCCCCTGACCCCGGCGTACACCGCCGCCTCGGCCATGGTCGTCGCGGCCGTCGGCATGGGCATGTACGTCCCCTCCCTCACCGTGCTGTCGCTCACCCACAGCCCGCCCGGCCGGCAGGGCTACGCCGGCAGCGCGATGCAGACCACCCAGAATCTGGGCCAGATCACGGTGCTGGGCCTCTCCGCCGTCGTGCTCAACGCCTGCCGGGGCGCCGGCACCACCGACTCCGCCGCCTACTCCGCCGCCTTCGGCCTGCTGCTCGCCCCGTGCCTGCTGGCCGCCTTGCTCGCCGGCCGTGCCCGCAGCGAGTGAGCGAACTCCCCGCGCCGGGCGCCGCCATGGCCGGATCCCCGTCGAGGCTGCGTAGGTGGCGTCTGCGTCCGTGGTACGCGCGGCAGCCCTCGTACTGCGTTCGTGGCAGGTCAAGAGTCTGCGGGCGCACGATGACAGTGTCGGGGCGCGACGGCAGGGTGGACGGTGCCGCAGTCCGGCGGGATGAGCACCTGCGGCCCTGGGTAATGCAGGAACGCAATTGACGCATCGCCGCACTGTCGGCGATGCGGGGGAAGGCTCATTGTGGTGGATTCCGACGCCGTGGTGCCGTTCGAGCTCGCCGTGCCCGACGAAGAGCTGGCGGATGCGCGCGACCGTTTGCGTCGTGTCCGGCTGCCGGAGGCCGAGACGGCCGGGGGCTGGGCACAGGGGATTCCGCGTTCCTACGTCGAGGAGTTGTGCCGCTATTGGCGCGAGGAGTACGACTGGCGCCGGCTTGAGGCCGAACTCAATGGACGCGGCCAGTGGCGCACCGTGATCGACGGGCTGGGAATCCATTTCCTTCATGTCCGCTCCCCGCGTGCGGATGCGTGGCCCTTGCTGATCACGCATGGCTGGCCCGGTTCGGTGGTGGAACGCGGGCTCACCGGCCGGCGGATCCGGCGGGGCAGCTCGCCTGGATCGTGGAGAAGTTCCAGGGCTGGACCGACTGTGGCGGGCATCCGGAGAACGCGGTGTCCCGTCAGCGGCTGCTGGACAATGTCGCGGTCTATTGGTTCGCGGCGTGCGGTGCGTCATCGGCGCGGTTGTACTGGGAGAGCATTCCGCCCCGGGACCGACACGGGACTGCTGTCGTCGCGTACCGCACGGGCGGGCGCGGAGCGGAATCCGGCGGAGACGGCGCCCCCTTCGAAGCCTTTTGAACAGAACTCTTTCGCATTTCGACGCCCGGTGAAGGGCGGCGAAGGCGCCGCTGCGCGCCGGCGCAGGTGCGAGTTCCACACCCACACGAGAGAAGGAATACGGTGTCAGAGCCGGAAATGCTAGAGGTCGACTACCTGATCGTCGGGGCCGGCGCGATGGGCATGGCCTTCGCCGACACTCTGGTGGCCGAGACGGACGCGACGGTGGCCCTCGTCGACCGCTACGGCCGGCCCGGCGGCCACTGGACCGTGGCCTACCCCTACGTGCGCCTGCATCAGCCGTCCGCGTTCTACGGCGTCAATTCCCGCGAATTGGGAACCGGCGAAGTGGACCGGCACGGCGGGAACGCGGGACTTCACGAGCTGGCATCGGCCGATGAAATCCTCACCTATTTCGACCAGGTGATGCACAAGACCCTCCTGCCGACCGGTCGTGTCTCGTACTTCCCCATGTCCGTCCACGACGGCCCGGATCCGGCGCGACCGGATGTCCAGCGGTGTCACTCCGTCGTCAGCGGTGCCGAGTTCGGCATACGGGTGCGCCGGCGGACCGTGGACGCCACCTATATGAACGTCACGGTTCCGGCGATGTGCCCGCCGAGGTACGACGTGGGTCCCGGGGTCCGGCTGATCACTCCCAACGAGCTGCCGTCCCTGGAGGCCGCGTCCTCGCACTACACCGTGGTGGGCGCGGGAAAGACGGGCATCGACGCCTGCCTCTGGCTGCTGCGGCACGGCGTCGACCCGGCGGACCTCACCTGGATCATGCCGCGCGACGCCTGGCTGCTCGACCGTGCGCAGATCCAGCCCGGCCCGGAGTTCGCCGCGGTCCGGGCCGAATCGCTCAGCGCCCGGGTGCGGGCGGTGCTCGAATCCGACACGATCGACGAGCTCTTTCAGCGGCTGGAAGCCAACGGCTCCCTGCTCAGGCTGTCGTCGGACGTCACACCGACGGCGTTCCGCTGCGCGACGGTCACCCGGTCCGAACTGGCACAGCTCCGGCGGATTCCCGATGTCGTCCGCCACGGCAGGGTCCGGCGCATCGGCGCCGACACGGTGGAACTCGACGGGACGACCGTCCCCGCCCGCCCCGGAACCCTCTACATCGACTGCACCGCCGATGGCCTCGAACCGCGGCCGACGGTGCCGGTGTTCAGTGGCTCCGGCATCACCTTGCAGGCGCTGGTCCCGTGCCAGCAGGTGTTCAGCGCCGCATTCGCCGCCCACGTCGAGGCCGCATATGAGGACGACGCCGAGAAGAACCGGATGTGCACCCCCGCGCCCCACCCCAGCACCGCCCTGGACTGGCTCCGTGCCGCCGCACACATCGATGATCTGATGCTGCGGTGGTCCGCGGACCGCGGCCTGCGCGAGTGGAGCGACGCCTCGCGTCTCACGACCCGCTCGACCGGCTCGCTCTCCGAGGAACAGCGGGCCGTGCTGCTGGAGCGCCTGCACGCCGAGAAGGACCAGCTACAGAAGCTGCTGGCGCAGGAGGAGATGACGGTGGCAGCCACCTGATGACGACCGGCACCGGGCGTCCTGTGCACGGTCATGGACGATCCGCAGGAGGCGGGTGCGTCGCGCGCCGTCCCGGCCCTGACCGGGCGTGACCCGGGTCGGGCCGGGCGTCGTCCCCGGTTCGTCCATCGAGCCCGGGGGCGGTGCCGGGCGGATGCGCGTCATGGCTGGTCCGGGGCGCTGCGTACGGTGAAGGAGTGCAGATGATCGACCGGCTCAGGCAGTCGCTACGGGCCCGGCCGTGGCGGGGGGACCTGGCCCTCGCGGTCAGCTGCTTCGTCCTGGCCGCCCCGGTGGCGGCAGGCTCCGCCTACTACCACCGGACCTCGGTCGCCTCGTTCCTCACCGGCCTGGCACTGGCGTGTGCGCCCCTGGTGGCCCGCAGCCGCCGGCCGGTGCCGGTGGTCGCGGCGACCACGGCCGTGAACATCGCCCAGATCCTCGTCCTCTCGTACTCGGGGTCGTCGCCCGTCGCCACCGCGGTCGCGCTCTACTCGATGACGATGCACACCGGCCGGCGTACCACCTGGCGCGTGCGCGCAGCG is part of the Streptomyces platensis genome and harbors:
- a CDS encoding MFS transporter; its protein translation is MFLTGFAALAVVPVLPTAARDVDGVALYPLVAGCFVAASLLGGVVGGHWADRAGAQRPMAAGMVLAVVTLLVSGAAASVWQLAAGRFLDGLAGGMIAVSVNTAIGQVYPDRLRPRVLALMSACWIVPSLVGPPLAGLVTEWWSWRAVFLGLAALTVLPALIVVALLRGRFGAAPPAPSGDEPAPRLALTVATAVSLGAALGQYGVSGRDLRHLLCAMAGFALLGAFASRLLPRGTWCAARGLPVTVLLRGLGSGVFFTLEAYVPLLLVTDRNAPPVVIGLAFTGAAVAWAGSSWVQGRLLEHCPRHRLVVAGALVQALAVALAVAGTLPLTPAYTAASAMVVAAVGMGMYVPSLTVLSLTHSPPGRQGYAGSAMQTTQNLGQITVLGLSAVVLNACRGAGTTDSAAYSAAFGLLLAPCLLAALLAGRARSE
- a CDS encoding NAD(P)-binding protein, yielding MSEPEMLEVDYLIVGAGAMGMAFADTLVAETDATVALVDRYGRPGGHWTVAYPYVRLHQPSAFYGVNSRELGTGEVDRHGGNAGLHELASADEILTYFDQVMHKTLLPTGRVSYFPMSVHDGPDPARPDVQRCHSVVSGAEFGIRVRRRTVDATYMNVTVPAMCPPRYDVGPGVRLITPNELPSLEAASSHYTVVGAGKTGIDACLWLLRHGVDPADLTWIMPRDAWLLDRAQIQPGPEFAAVRAESLSARVRAVLESDTIDELFQRLEANGSLLRLSSDVTPTAFRCATVTRSELAQLRRIPDVVRHGRVRRIGADTVELDGTTVPARPGTLYIDCTADGLEPRPTVPVFSGSGITLQALVPCQQVFSAAFAAHVEAAYEDDAEKNRMCTPAPHPSTALDWLRAAAHIDDLMLRWSADRGLREWSDASRLTTRSTGSLSEEQRAVLLERLHAEKDQLQKLLAQEEMTVAAT